A genomic region of Nitrospirota bacterium contains the following coding sequences:
- a CDS encoding tetratricopeptide repeat protein yields the protein MTRLLIRTLLLLPALTACTHFQLGLSAYHHGDYATAFREFQQAARDGDAEAQHNLGLLYAQGQGVQQDYGEARHWFGKAAAQGLRDAQFNLGLMYLEGQGGPKNPAEAARWFRKAAEQREVRAELNLGLLYDEGIGVPQSDVEAFRWYKEAAEGGLAAAQFNLALMYDHGQGTPPNDQEAVRWYRKAAERGDATAQYHLGLMYDEGEGVPKDDREAVRWYRRAAEQGEPSAQHNLGLMYAKGEGTAQDNVTAYLWLALAAAGGYQDSFQSKEAVAKKMTLAQVAEAEKLIHEWQARKKLARR from the coding sequence ATGACTCGGCTCCTGATCCGAACTCTGTTGCTCCTGCCGGCCCTGACCGCCTGCACCCATTTCCAGTTGGGCCTGAGCGCCTACCACCACGGGGACTATGCGACCGCGTTCCGCGAATTCCAGCAGGCGGCGCGCGACGGGGACGCGGAGGCCCAGCACAATCTGGGCCTCCTGTACGCGCAGGGACAGGGGGTGCAACAGGACTATGGGGAGGCCCGACACTGGTTCGGCAAGGCCGCCGCCCAGGGGCTGCGCGACGCCCAGTTCAACCTGGGTCTCATGTATCTGGAGGGGCAGGGAGGTCCCAAGAACCCCGCCGAGGCGGCCCGCTGGTTCCGCAAGGCGGCCGAGCAGCGGGAGGTCAGAGCCGAACTGAACCTGGGGCTCCTCTACGACGAAGGGATCGGGGTGCCGCAGAGCGACGTGGAAGCCTTCCGTTGGTACAAGGAAGCGGCGGAAGGCGGACTGGCCGCGGCCCAGTTCAACCTCGCGCTCATGTACGACCACGGGCAGGGGACTCCCCCAAACGACCAGGAAGCCGTCCGCTGGTACCGCAAGGCGGCCGAACGGGGAGACGCCACGGCCCAATATCATCTCGGCCTGATGTACGACGAAGGAGAGGGGGTGCCGAAGGACGACCGTGAGGCCGTCCGCTGGTATCGGCGGGCGGCCGAGCAGGGAGAGCCCTCGGCCCAGCACAACCTGGGCCTGATGTACGCGAAGGGTGAAGGCACGGCTCAGGACAATGTGACCGCCTACCTGTGGCTGGCGCTCGCCGCGGCCGGCGGCTACCAGGACTCCTTCCAATCCAAGGAGGCCGTCGCCAAGAAGATGACCCTGGCCCAGGTCGCCGAGGCGGAGAAGTTGATCCACGAATGGCAGGCCAGGAAGAAGCTCGCCCGCCGCTGA
- a CDS encoding DUF58 domain-containing protein gives MGASDTATRRRGDAALSASPRLRVPASDSGRRASRLREFFRWFYRYRSIRLTPDGMRFVLLTLAVGVAAINTGNNLLYLLLAMMLSLIVMSGILSEQCFRHLEVRRVLPEHLFANRPTTAAFSLANRKRRFPSFSLRVMDLIADVPVDRGVHLLHLPPGATTIQPYPLLITRRGPFRFDGIKLLTRFPFGLFLKAATLPLPSELLVYPELTPLPDGLLQELTALGQDQAVPRRGPGVGLSNLRGYQAGDDSRAIHWKTSARQAELIVRETEAEDQRRVVLALPTSVPETGRARFEEAVSLAASLADFFRTWDYAIGLVLGTSALPTRQGNAHFHEILRALSLCQPTAPSDSALVPEGFRRLGERTLAGELTLLILPAEDPRLPAACGPVSRVLRLSDGSP, from the coding sequence ATGGGTGCAAGTGACACGGCGACGCGGCGAAGGGGCGACGCGGCGCTCTCCGCGTCCCCGCGTCTCCGCGTCCCCGCGTCAGATTCTGGGCGGCGCGCCTCGCGCCTGCGCGAGTTCTTCCGCTGGTTCTACCGTTACCGGTCCATCCGGCTCACGCCGGACGGGATGCGCTTCGTCCTCCTGACCCTGGCCGTCGGGGTGGCGGCCATCAACACGGGGAACAACCTCCTCTACCTCCTGCTGGCGATGATGCTGAGCCTGATCGTCATGTCCGGCATCCTCTCGGAACAGTGCTTCCGGCACCTGGAGGTGCGCCGTGTCCTGCCGGAGCACCTCTTCGCCAACCGCCCGACGACTGCCGCCTTCTCCCTCGCCAACCGCAAGCGGCGGTTTCCCTCCTTCTCCCTGCGCGTGATGGACTTGATCGCCGACGTCCCGGTGGACCGAGGCGTTCATCTGCTGCACCTCCCGCCGGGCGCCACGACGATCCAGCCCTATCCGCTCCTGATCACGCGACGAGGCCCTTTCCGCTTCGACGGCATCAAGCTCCTAACCCGTTTTCCGTTCGGCCTGTTTCTCAAGGCCGCGACGCTTCCGCTCCCGTCGGAGCTGCTCGTCTATCCGGAGCTCACGCCCCTGCCGGACGGGCTCCTGCAGGAGCTGACCGCCCTGGGTCAGGATCAGGCCGTGCCGCGGCGGGGCCCCGGCGTCGGGCTCTCCAATCTGCGCGGATACCAGGCGGGCGACGATTCGCGGGCCATCCACTGGAAGACTTCCGCCCGCCAGGCTGAACTGATCGTGAGGGAGACGGAGGCGGAGGATCAGCGGCGGGTCGTGCTGGCGCTGCCCACTTCCGTGCCGGAAACCGGCCGGGCCCGGTTCGAAGAGGCGGTCTCGCTGGCTGCCTCTCTGGCCGACTTCTTCCGCACCTGGGACTATGCGATCGGGCTGGTCCTCGGCACTTCTGCCCTGCCGACGCGACAGGGGAACGCGCACTTCCACGAGATCCTGCGAGCCCTGAGCCTCTGCCAGCCGACCGCGCCGTCGGACTCGGCGCTGGTGCCGGAAGGCTTCCGTCGGCTGGGCGAGCGGACGCTGGCCGGAGAGTTGACGCTGCTCATTTTGCCGGCCGAGGATCCCCGGCTCCCGGCTGCCTGCGGGCCGGTGAGCCGCGTCCTGCGGCTGTCCGACGGATCGCCATGA
- a CDS encoding ATP-binding protein, whose product MAGARRSFWKQLRVQQKLGTILLVVFAPLLCALIVHIYLLNQLHALQQERHQVLLAREQVQVLRRLAADVEDAFRGYLLTRQDTFLQPLLDAEPSVQPTIDRIMTLIKSSPELEDDVRGAGDRLASLLESKQALIRHIRSSGPEGAAAYVRSGRGIILSDAVRNDLRTIEDVLDGKLNAFEADEAKLIGLDFGSLVLAVTGTLALGLLHARLLSRCITGPIVRLQESVAKLSGTFAPKGDARRGADRSPDEIDQLAQAFDELTGRLRLYMRELEAINAIGHEINTIRADGLHGMLRRITDRAVELLQADVCLVMLRNEEMGCWVIEAASGEWSDVLQKAVMLWEEFPVSVQAFETRQPAFGEDLRSDLRPEVRRRNLIGQSMLSIPLLSQGEPFGVLVLLQDRPVPSEEWNLRSAKSFADEAAVAIANARLYEAVQRKGVGLESRLKQLEHLAETLAHDMKGPGERMGELATNLLDEYGDRLDDRAERWLRMMAEEGKDLSTRIENILEVARLGVRPETLEAVAPAMVLDDVLKQRAGELERQRIRVRVEGSLPLVACHQAYLRQVLDNLVSNAVKFSDHLPESEIRIAAKREGPLAYFSISDNGPGIPAQYRERVFEPFARLNTGTVKGSGIGLTIVKRIVEMYGGRVWIEPQGPPGCTVTFSLPLLVDRSVTLPAGAASDQLLDHAT is encoded by the coding sequence ATGGCCGGAGCGCGCCGCTCGTTCTGGAAGCAGCTCCGCGTTCAGCAGAAGCTCGGGACCATCCTGCTGGTGGTCTTCGCCCCGCTGCTTTGCGCCCTGATCGTTCACATCTACCTCCTGAACCAGCTTCACGCCCTCCAGCAGGAGCGCCACCAGGTCCTGCTGGCCCGCGAGCAAGTCCAGGTGTTGCGACGGCTGGCCGCGGACGTCGAGGACGCGTTTCGCGGCTATCTCCTCACGCGGCAGGACACGTTCCTGCAGCCGCTGCTTGACGCCGAGCCGAGCGTACAGCCTACCATCGACCGGATCATGACCCTCATCAAGAGCTCGCCGGAGTTGGAGGATGACGTGCGCGGCGCGGGCGACCGCCTCGCCTCGCTCCTGGAATCCAAACAAGCGCTGATCCGGCACATCCGATCGAGCGGACCCGAAGGGGCCGCGGCCTACGTCCGCTCCGGACGGGGCATCATCCTCTCCGACGCGGTCCGCAACGACCTTCGGACGATCGAGGACGTCTTGGACGGAAAACTGAACGCCTTCGAAGCCGACGAGGCGAAGCTCATCGGGCTGGACTTCGGGAGCCTGGTGCTGGCCGTCACCGGGACCCTGGCCCTGGGCCTGTTGCACGCCCGGCTCCTGTCCCGGTGCATCACGGGCCCCATCGTGCGGCTCCAGGAGTCGGTGGCCAAGCTGAGCGGGACATTTGCGCCCAAGGGAGACGCTCGCCGGGGGGCCGACCGGTCCCCCGACGAGATCGACCAATTGGCCCAGGCGTTCGACGAGCTGACCGGCAGGCTCAGACTCTACATGCGGGAGCTGGAGGCCATCAACGCGATCGGGCACGAGATCAACACCATCCGGGCCGACGGACTGCACGGGATGCTCCGGAGGATCACGGATCGGGCCGTGGAGCTGCTGCAGGCGGATGTTTGCCTCGTCATGCTCAGGAACGAGGAGATGGGCTGTTGGGTGATCGAGGCGGCGTCCGGCGAGTGGAGCGACGTGCTCCAGAAGGCCGTCATGCTGTGGGAGGAGTTCCCCGTCTCCGTCCAGGCCTTTGAAACCAGGCAGCCGGCCTTCGGGGAAGATCTGCGGAGCGACTTGCGGCCGGAGGTGCGGCGACGCAACCTGATCGGCCAGAGCATGCTTTCGATCCCGCTGCTCTCGCAGGGCGAGCCGTTCGGCGTGCTGGTCTTGCTGCAGGATCGTCCTGTGCCGAGCGAGGAGTGGAACCTGCGGTCGGCGAAGAGCTTCGCGGACGAAGCGGCCGTGGCCATCGCGAACGCCCGACTCTACGAGGCGGTGCAGCGGAAAGGGGTGGGACTTGAATCCCGCTTGAAACAGCTCGAGCACCTGGCGGAGACCCTGGCCCACGACATGAAAGGGCCAGGGGAGCGGATGGGGGAATTGGCGACGAACCTCTTGGACGAATATGGTGATAGGCTGGACGACCGGGCGGAGCGGTGGCTGCGCATGATGGCCGAGGAAGGGAAAGACCTCAGCACCCGCATCGAGAACATCCTGGAAGTGGCGCGGCTGGGGGTGCGCCCCGAGACGCTGGAGGCGGTGGCGCCTGCAATGGTGCTCGATGATGTCCTGAAGCAGCGGGCCGGCGAGTTGGAGCGCCAGCGAATCCGGGTCCGGGTCGAAGGGAGCCTCCCGCTCGTGGCCTGCCACCAGGCTTACCTCCGCCAAGTGCTGGACAACCTGGTCTCCAACGCCGTCAAGTTTTCGGACCACCTCCCGGAATCGGAGATTCGCATCGCCGCCAAACGGGAAGGACCGTTGGCCTACTTCTCGATCAGCGACAACGGCCCCGGCATCCCCGCGCAGTACCGGGAACGCGTCTTCGAGCCGTTCGCGCGGCTGAACACGGGAACCGTGAAGGGAAGCGGCATCGGGCTCACCATCGTCAAGCGGATCGTGGAAATGTACGGAGGCCGGGTGTGGATCGAGCCTCAGGGGCCGCCGGGCTGCACCGTCACGTTCTCACTGCCGTTGCTGGTGGACCGCTCCGTCACCCTGCCGGCAGGCGCCGCATCAGATCAACTCCTGGATCACGCAACCTGA
- a CDS encoding DUF3488 and transglutaminase-like domain-containing protein, whose amino-acid sequence MNPERAFRFSSIFLATAGFTGLVLTGELPVLFVWLGYSAILLSLAQAAGAGADRLRFRLSRRAWNVLLVAAFGAFGADLLWISQDLLQAGIHFLILLMINKLLTLEQRKDFLHLHAISLLELLSAAALTVELWYAAVFVTYLLAAIWTLLLSHLRNEAEEVRASFPPAHRPDLVHTTGPITGRFFWTTNGITLGAFCLTLAIFFVTPRIGTGFFNKNRVERLRTSGFSEQVDLGVIGSVKLDQSVVMRVEFPDQKGPVAERLYFRGAAYDFYNGRSWTNSLTVRRPLERTADGAFLVPRPERPEGLGPGLRQDILLEALDTPILFGLPVVEALKGSFLLVQADGMGGLSLPYPPPSRFQYTIWSAQARLADGERTATAPTYPETVTDYFLQVPDMSPQVAELARAVTGGAATPFEKAVTLERHLRTGYRYSLDVGPTVPASPLEEFLFVRKSGYCEHYATAMVILLRTMGIPARLVTGFLAGEWNDFGRYYTIRQRDAHAWVEVYFPRSGWVTFDPTPSVAAPPSVPVWTAAGRVVDSIRLKWDRFIIRYSLRDQMAVAQGVRERSERARDQAWTLLASLVRWTAEARTRIGQPIRSPNWLLLAGLAAGSGALLLLIFVAVRAALRGRRQARDFPTARQTAVVRLYERMLQCVEARGLHKAPGATPWEFARLIAREWAEAGRFVEPLTALYCRVRFGQAPLSPDELRLAEDLLTGLRAVRHDA is encoded by the coding sequence ATGAACCCCGAACGGGCCTTCCGGTTCAGCTCGATTTTCCTGGCGACGGCCGGCTTCACCGGTCTCGTGCTCACCGGCGAGCTGCCAGTCCTGTTCGTCTGGCTCGGCTACAGCGCGATCCTGCTGAGCCTGGCCCAGGCGGCCGGTGCCGGCGCCGACCGGCTTCGCTTCCGTCTTTCGCGGCGCGCGTGGAACGTCCTGCTGGTCGCCGCCTTCGGCGCCTTCGGCGCGGACCTGCTCTGGATCTCCCAGGACCTGTTGCAGGCCGGCATCCACTTCCTGATCCTTCTGATGATCAACAAGCTGTTGACGCTAGAGCAACGCAAGGACTTCCTGCACCTGCACGCGATCAGCCTGCTGGAGCTCCTCTCGGCCGCCGCGCTCACGGTCGAGCTCTGGTACGCAGCCGTGTTCGTCACCTACCTGCTGGCCGCGATCTGGACGCTGCTGCTCTCCCATCTGCGGAACGAGGCGGAGGAGGTCCGCGCGTCGTTCCCGCCCGCCCACCGGCCCGACCTCGTCCACACCACCGGCCCGATCACCGGCCGGTTCTTCTGGACCACCAACGGGATCACCCTCGGGGCCTTCTGCCTGACGTTGGCCATCTTCTTCGTGACGCCCCGCATCGGGACCGGTTTCTTCAACAAGAACCGGGTCGAGCGCCTCCGGACCTCGGGTTTCTCCGAGCAGGTGGACCTGGGCGTCATCGGCTCCGTGAAGCTCGACCAGAGCGTCGTGATGCGGGTGGAGTTTCCGGACCAGAAAGGTCCGGTCGCGGAGCGGCTCTACTTCCGGGGGGCCGCCTACGATTTCTACAACGGCCGGTCCTGGACGAACAGCCTGACCGTCCGCCGCCCGCTGGAGCGGACGGCGGACGGCGCGTTCCTCGTCCCTCGTCCGGAACGCCCGGAGGGCCTCGGCCCGGGCCTGCGCCAGGATATCCTGCTCGAGGCGCTGGATACGCCGATCCTGTTCGGCCTGCCGGTTGTGGAAGCCCTCAAGGGCAGCTTCCTTCTGGTCCAGGCCGACGGGATGGGCGGCCTGTCGCTGCCCTATCCCCCGCCCAGCCGGTTCCAGTACACCATCTGGTCCGCGCAAGCCCGGCTCGCGGACGGGGAGCGGACTGCGACGGCGCCGACCTATCCGGAGACGGTCACCGACTATTTTCTGCAAGTCCCGGACATGAGCCCGCAGGTGGCCGAGCTGGCGCGAGCCGTGACCGGCGGCGCGGCGACGCCGTTCGAGAAGGCCGTCACCCTCGAGCGGCATCTCCGCACCGGCTACCGGTACAGTCTGGACGTCGGCCCGACTGTGCCGGCGAGCCCGCTCGAGGAATTCCTCTTCGTCCGCAAGAGCGGCTACTGCGAGCATTACGCCACGGCCATGGTCATCCTCCTCCGGACCATGGGGATCCCGGCCAGGCTGGTGACGGGATTCCTGGCCGGCGAATGGAACGACTTCGGCCGGTACTACACGATCCGGCAGCGCGACGCCCATGCCTGGGTGGAGGTCTATTTCCCCCGCTCCGGCTGGGTGACGTTCGACCCGACGCCGAGCGTGGCCGCCCCGCCCTCCGTCCCGGTCTGGACGGCGGCGGGCCGGGTCGTGGACTCGATCCGCCTCAAGTGGGACCGGTTCATCATCCGGTACAGTTTGCGGGACCAGATGGCCGTGGCCCAGGGAGTGCGCGAGCGGAGCGAGCGGGCCCGCGACCAGGCCTGGACCCTGCTGGCCTCGCTCGTCCGTTGGACGGCTGAGGCCCGGACCCGGATCGGCCAGCCCATTCGGTCTCCCAATTGGCTGCTCCTGGCCGGCTTGGCTGCAGGCAGTGGCGCTCTGCTGCTCCTGATCTTCGTTGCAGTGAGAGCGGCGCTCCGGGGCCGTCGGCAGGCCCGCGACTTTCCCACCGCGCGGCAAACCGCGGTCGTGAGACTGTACGAACGGATGCTCCAGTGTGTGGAAGCCCGAGGGCTTCACAAGGCTCCCGGCGCCACCCCCTGGGAATTTGCCCGGTTGATCGCCCGCGAGTGGGCCGAGGCTGGACGGTTCGTGGAGCCCTTGACCGCCCTCTATTGTCGCGTCCGATTCGGGCAGGCCCCCCTCTCTCCGGACGAGCTCCGGCTGGCGGAAGATCTGCTCACCGGATTGCGCGCCGTGCGACACGACGCATGA